Within Candidatus Omnitrophota bacterium, the genomic segment GAAGGTAAGGCGGAGCTTCAGCGCGAGAGAGATGATATGGTAAAGGCCATACTAAAAGATATAGAATCAGTTGTAAATGATTATGCCGCTCAAAACAGCTACACAATGATTCTTAACAGCAGAGTCCTTGAATACGCGCTGGAGGAATATAATATTACCAAGGCGGTGCTTAACCTGCTAAACTCTAAATACAGAAGAAGCGCGGTTAGATGAAAAAAAGCCTTAAAGAAATAGCGGCGCTGGTTAACGGCGAGCTTATAGGCAATGGCGATATATTGATTGGCAGTGTTAACGGTATCAGAGAGGCGCAGGAAGGCGACATCACATTTCTTGCCAATCCTTTGTATGGGCCGCTATTGGCTAAAACTAACGCCTCCGCGGTTATTACATCAAGAGATATTGTTTCATCGGTAAAGCCTATTATCAGAACAGCCGATCCTTCCCTTGCTTTTACTAAGATCATATCTTTATTTCGCCCCGCGGAGGAAAACAGTCTGCCAAAGGGCATAGATAAGCTGGCTGTTATTGGAAAAGACGCGAAACTTGGTAAAAATATTTCTGTGGCGGCCTTTGTAGTCATAGAGCAGGGGGCGGAAATTGGAGACGGCGCCGTTATCTATCCGCATGTGTATGTCGGACATAATGCGAAAATAGGAAGACACGCCAAACTGTATCCGGGAGTTGTTGTAAGAGAAGGCTGTGTGGTTGGAGAAAGAGTTATAATCCATAGTAACAGCGTGGTGGGATCAGACGGGTTTGGCTATGTAAAAGTAAACAATGCCCATCAAAAAATACTTCAAACCGGCATTGTGCTGATAGGCGATGATGTTGAAATCGGTTCCAATGTTTCTATTGACAGGGCGCGGTTCGGCAGGACTATTATCGGCAAGGGAACAAAGATAGACAACCTTGTCCAGATAGCGCATAATGTAATTATAGGAGAGAACACTATAATAGTTTCTCAAGCGGGCATTTCCGGGAGCGCGCGTATAGGAAATAATGTTATATTGGCAGGGCAATCAGGCGTTGTGGGCCACGTTCAAATAGGCGACAATGTTATAGTCGCGGCCCAGGCCGGCGTTACGAAATCAGTGCCTCCGGATACTGCTGTGCTCGGTTCGCCTGCCAATAATATATCAGAGCAAAAACGCATATTTGCCTGCCTGCACAGATTACCTGAATTGTTCAAAATCGTTAAAGAGATAAAAGACAGGATTTGAACCTAAAATAAAAAAAAGGGGTAAAGCTTGGCTTTCCAAAGGACTATAAAAAAAACAAGCAGTATTGAAGGTATTGGAATACACACAGGCAAGTTGATCAAGTTACTGCTAAAGCCGGCTTCAGCCGGAAGCGGCATAAGATTTATAAGGACAGACTTGGCAGGCAAGCCTGTTATCCCCGCTTTACTTTCCAGCGTATCAATGTCCGGTTCCGGAAGCGGACAACGCAGGACATCTATAGGGGAGGGCGCCGCGCAAATACATACGGTAGAACATTTGTTGGCCACCTTATCAGGGCTTGGTATTGATAATATGGAAATTGAGATTAACGGCCCCGAACTGCCCGGTCTTGACGGCAGTGCCCTGGGTTTTGTAAAAGCTATAAAAGATGCCGGCATAGCGGAACAGGACATGGTCCGCTATGAATTGGGCGTAAGACAGCCTGTCAAAGTGGAGGACAACGGCTCCATGCTGTTGATCCTGCCTGACGTAAACTTTAGAATATCATATACCCTGGATTATCCGACAACTAATTTCAAGACCCAGTATGGTAATTTTCTGATAACCCAGGAATCATATGAAAATGACATTGCCCCGAGCAGGACATTTTGCTTGCAGGAAGAAGTGGAATCTCTGCGTAATTTAGGTTATGGAAAAGGCGCTTCTTTGGAAAATACAGTTGTGGTAGGGGAAAATGGAGTAGTATCAGGTAAGCTTCGTTTTGAAGATGAATTTCTTAGGCACAAGGTATTAGATTTGATAGGAGATATGTATCTTTTGGGTTGCCGTTTAAGGGGCCATATCGTTGCTATAAAAAGCGGCCATAGGCTAAATATTGAGTTATTGCGCGCCATTGCCAAGCATGCCGAATCTTTTTCCATTAAGGATAAGACTGAAGGCCCTGTTTCAAAAAGTGTCCTGGATCAGGAAGACATCAAGGCCATTCTCCCCCACAGATATCCTTTCTTGATGGTTGACAGAATAATTGAATTAAAGGAATTGTCCGCGGTCGGCATTAAAAAGCTTACTATGAATGATTATTTTTTCGCCGGTCATTTTCCGGGAAATCCTGTAATGCCTGGAGTTCTTATGCTTGAGGCAATGGCCCAGGTGGGAGGCGTTATCCTGCTTAACCGGCCTGAAAACAGGGGTAAAACAGCGTATTTTATGTTTATCAATGACGCCAAATTCAGGCGCATAGTGCGTCCTGGTGATGAGCTTCGTCTGGAGGTAGACGTTGTAAAATACAAGACAAGGACAGGCCAGGTGCGCGGAAGAGCTTTAGTTGACGGCAATCTTGCCGCTGAAGCCAATCTTAATTTTGCTTTTGGCAATGAACGATAGGTAGATTAATCCGATGGATATACACAAAACGGCGATAATTAGCAAAGAAGCGAAAATCGGCGACGGAGTTTCAATAGGCCCTTATGCTGTTGTTAACGGCAATGCTGAAATAGGAGC encodes:
- the lpxD gene encoding UDP-3-O-(3-hydroxymyristoyl)glucosamine N-acyltransferase, with amino-acid sequence MKKSLKEIAALVNGELIGNGDILIGSVNGIREAQEGDITFLANPLYGPLLAKTNASAVITSRDIVSSVKPIIRTADPSLAFTKIISLFRPAEENSLPKGIDKLAVIGKDAKLGKNISVAAFVVIEQGAEIGDGAVIYPHVYVGHNAKIGRHAKLYPGVVVREGCVVGERVIIHSNSVVGSDGFGYVKVNNAHQKILQTGIVLIGDDVEIGSNVSIDRARFGRTIIGKGTKIDNLVQIAHNVIIGENTIIVSQAGISGSARIGNNVILAGQSGVVGHVQIGDNVIVAAQAGVTKSVPPDTAVLGSPANNISEQKRIFACLHRLPELFKIVKEIKDRI
- the lpxC gene encoding UDP-3-O-acyl-N-acetylglucosamine deacetylase, whose product is MAFQRTIKKTSSIEGIGIHTGKLIKLLLKPASAGSGIRFIRTDLAGKPVIPALLSSVSMSGSGSGQRRTSIGEGAAQIHTVEHLLATLSGLGIDNMEIEINGPELPGLDGSALGFVKAIKDAGIAEQDMVRYELGVRQPVKVEDNGSMLLILPDVNFRISYTLDYPTTNFKTQYGNFLITQESYENDIAPSRTFCLQEEVESLRNLGYGKGASLENTVVVGENGVVSGKLRFEDEFLRHKVLDLIGDMYLLGCRLRGHIVAIKSGHRLNIELLRAIAKHAESFSIKDKTEGPVSKSVLDQEDIKAILPHRYPFLMVDRIIELKELSAVGIKKLTMNDYFFAGHFPGNPVMPGVLMLEAMAQVGGVILLNRPENRGKTAYFMFINDAKFRRIVRPGDELRLEVDVVKYKTRTGQVRGRALVDGNLAAEANLNFAFGNER